From the Senegalimassilia faecalis genome, one window contains:
- a CDS encoding M20/M25/M40 family metallo-hydrolase, with protein MKPDRLLNLFCELVRIESPSRHESAIAARCRIELEALGFTVHFDDSAAQTGSDTGNLIARRAGDVPGALVLCGHMDTVQPCAGIEPVVEDGVIRSAGDTILSADDKAGVAGIFEAVRSLVETGEQLPEICVVLTTCEELHLLGSGALDVSALPAGAPCYVLDADGDPGTIIQSAPCHCTFTATFHGQAAHAGVEPERGNSALRMAAQAVCHMPLGRVSAHTTANVGVIECDGATNVVPATCWLSGECRSTSVERARAERAAMDDAMRTAAAQAHGSVDIQWRTDYLPISYGEHDSLVQSVVTAARVAGLTPRLHASGGGADANILAGRGVRAITLATGMANYHSRDEYITVENLEGTARLVEQLILGARK; from the coding sequence ATGAAACCCGACCGCCTGTTGAACCTGTTTTGCGAGCTTGTGCGCATCGAAAGCCCGTCGCGGCACGAAAGCGCCATAGCCGCGCGGTGCCGCATCGAGCTGGAAGCCCTCGGCTTCACGGTGCACTTCGACGATTCCGCAGCCCAGACGGGCTCCGACACGGGCAACCTCATCGCGCGCCGCGCAGGCGACGTGCCGGGTGCGCTGGTGCTGTGCGGCCACATGGACACGGTGCAGCCGTGCGCGGGCATTGAGCCGGTGGTCGAAGACGGCGTCATTCGCTCGGCTGGTGACACTATCCTGTCCGCCGACGATAAAGCGGGCGTCGCGGGCATCTTCGAGGCCGTGCGCAGCCTGGTGGAAACAGGGGAGCAGCTGCCCGAGATCTGCGTGGTGCTGACCACGTGCGAAGAGCTGCACCTGCTTGGCTCCGGCGCGCTTGACGTCTCGGCGTTGCCGGCCGGCGCGCCCTGCTACGTGCTAGACGCCGACGGCGACCCGGGCACCATCATCCAGTCGGCGCCGTGCCACTGCACGTTCACGGCAACGTTTCACGGCCAGGCCGCCCACGCGGGTGTGGAGCCCGAGCGCGGCAACTCGGCGCTGCGCATGGCCGCGCAGGCCGTGTGCCACATGCCGCTCGGCCGCGTGTCGGCCCACACCACCGCAAACGTCGGCGTCATCGAGTGCGACGGCGCTACGAACGTCGTGCCCGCCACGTGTTGGCTGTCGGGGGAGTGCCGCTCCACGTCGGTTGAGCGCGCCCGCGCCGAGCGTGCGGCCATGGACGACGCCATGCGCACGGCGGCCGCCCAAGCTCACGGCAGCGTGGACATCCAGTGGCGCACCGATTACCTGCCCATTTCCTACGGTGAGCACGATTCGCTTGTGCAGAGTGTGGTTACCGCTGCGCGCGTTGCGGGCCTCACGCCGCGCCTGCACGCCTCGGGCGGCGGGGCGGACGCGAACATCCTTGCCGGGCGCGGCGTGCGCGCCATCACTCTGGCCACGGGCATGGCGAACTACCATTCGCGCGACGAGTACATCACGGTGGAAAACCTCGAAGGCACGGCGCGCTTGGTGGAGCAGCTCATCCTGGGCGCGCGCAAATAA